One genomic window of Quercus lobata isolate SW786 chromosome 9, ValleyOak3.0 Primary Assembly, whole genome shotgun sequence includes the following:
- the LOC115960344 gene encoding vacuolar protein sorting-associated protein 45 homolog, with amino-acid sequence MSQPPGFVHPQFSNHVCKLKKALYGLKQSPRAWFSQLSSHLLALGFRGSRPQEVVIFIVGGTTYEESHSVALQNASNSGIRFMLGGSVVLNSKGFLKDLEEAQRKAHSSTVVI; translated from the exons ATGTCTCAGCCTCCTGGGTTTGTTCACCCCCAATTTTCTAATCATGTTTGCAAGTTGAAGAAAGCTCTTTATGGGTTGAAGCAGTCCCCTCGAGCTTGGTTCTCACAGCTCTCTTCTCACTTACTTGCTTTGGGCTTCAGAGGATCGAG GCCACAAGAAGTAGTCATATTCATTGTTGGAGGGACGACATATGAAGAGTCACATTCTGTTGCTTTACAAAATGCCAGCAATTCTGGAATTCGTTTTATGCTTGGTGGTTCTGTGGTTCTGAATTCTAAGGG GTTTCTGAAAGACTTGGAAGAAGCTCAAAGGAAAGCTCATTCTAGCACAGTAGTGATTTGA